The Nocardia arthritidis genome has a window encoding:
- a CDS encoding amino acid ABC transporter permease: MPSSDTTALPGDTGQGGGATTAGEPTPIKAIPLRRPGRWIAAAIILVLVALFGYGAATNSAYGWRTYWKYLFDSRIESGVVITLELTVLAMALAVVLGTVLAVMRLSPNPVLRSAAWVYLWIFRGTPVYVQLVFWGLFPSLYKNIQLGVPFGPQLLHIDVQHMQATFLFVVIGLGLNEAAYMAEIVRAGINSVGEGQREASIALGMSWGQTMRRTVLPQAMRVIIPPTGNELIGMLKTTSLAAAVPYTADVYGRARDIFAVNFQPIPLLLVAATWYLAITSVLMVGQFYLERYYSRGATRQLTSKQLQELADAQTIVKAK; the protein is encoded by the coding sequence ATGCCCTCATCTGATACGACGGCCTTGCCCGGCGACACCGGGCAAGGTGGGGGAGCCACCACCGCAGGCGAACCCACTCCGATCAAGGCAATACCGCTACGCCGCCCCGGCCGCTGGATCGCCGCCGCGATCATCCTCGTGCTGGTCGCACTGTTCGGTTACGGCGCGGCCACCAACTCGGCCTACGGCTGGCGCACCTACTGGAAATATCTGTTCGACAGCCGGATCGAATCCGGTGTGGTGATCACGCTGGAGCTGACCGTCCTGGCCATGGCGCTGGCCGTGGTGCTCGGCACGGTGCTCGCGGTGATGCGCCTATCGCCGAACCCGGTGCTGCGGTCGGCGGCCTGGGTGTATCTCTGGATCTTCCGTGGCACACCGGTTTACGTGCAGTTGGTGTTCTGGGGTCTGTTCCCGTCGCTGTACAAGAACATTCAGCTCGGCGTTCCGTTCGGGCCGCAGTTGCTCCACATCGACGTGCAGCACATGCAGGCCACCTTCCTCTTCGTGGTGATCGGCCTCGGCCTGAACGAGGCCGCGTACATGGCCGAAATCGTCCGCGCCGGAATCAATTCCGTCGGTGAAGGACAGCGCGAGGCGTCCATCGCGCTCGGCATGTCCTGGGGCCAGACCATGCGCCGCACGGTGCTGCCGCAGGCGATGCGGGTGATCATCCCGCCGACCGGTAACGAGCTGATCGGCATGTTGAAGACCACCTCGCTGGCGGCCGCGGTGCCCTACACCGCCGACGTGTACGGCCGGGCCCGCGACATCTTCGCGGTGAACTTCCAGCCGATCCCGCTGCTGCTGGTCGCCGCGACCTGGTATCTGGCGATCACCAGCGTGCTGATGGTCGGCCAGTTCTACCTGGAGCGCTACTACTCCCGCGGCGCGACCAGACAGCTGACCTCCAAGCAGCTGCAGGAGCTGGCGGACGCGCAGACGATTGTGAAGGCGAAATGA
- a CDS encoding amino acid ABC transporter ATP-binding protein produces the protein MIVADRVCKSFGALQVLKGVSLNVGRGEVLCVVGPSGSGKSTFLRCINHLEDISAGRLYVDGDLVGYRERNGKLYELHPREAAKQRREIGMVFQHFNLFPHRTALENVIEAPIQVKKVDRARAIARGKELLDRVGLAEKANAYPAQLSGGQQQRVAIARALAMDPKLMLFDEPTSALDPELVGEVLSVMRELARSGMTMVVVTHEMGFAREVADQLVFMDGGVVVEAGAPLDVLTNPQHQRTKAFLSRIL, from the coding sequence ATGATCGTCGCCGATCGGGTGTGCAAGAGCTTCGGCGCGCTGCAGGTGCTCAAGGGTGTTTCGCTGAATGTCGGGCGGGGCGAGGTGCTTTGTGTCGTCGGGCCGTCCGGTTCCGGCAAGTCCACCTTCCTGCGCTGCATCAACCATCTCGAGGACATCAGCGCGGGCCGCCTGTACGTCGATGGTGATCTGGTGGGCTATCGCGAGCGCAACGGCAAGCTCTACGAGCTGCATCCGCGCGAGGCGGCCAAGCAGCGCCGCGAAATCGGCATGGTGTTCCAGCATTTCAATCTGTTCCCGCACCGCACTGCGCTGGAGAACGTGATCGAGGCGCCGATACAGGTCAAGAAGGTCGACAGGGCGCGCGCGATCGCCAGGGGCAAGGAGCTGCTGGACCGAGTCGGCTTGGCGGAGAAGGCGAATGCCTATCCGGCCCAGCTGTCCGGCGGTCAGCAGCAGCGCGTCGCCATCGCCCGTGCGCTGGCCATGGACCCCAAGCTGATGCTCTTCGACGAGCCGACCTCGGCGCTGGATCCGGAGCTGGTCGGCGAGGTGCTTTCGGTCATGCGGGAACTCGCGCGGTCCGGTATGACGATGGTGGTGGTGACGCACGAAATGGGTTTCGCCCGCGAGGTCGCCGATCAGCTGGTGTTCATGGACGGCGGCGTGGTGGTCGAGGCCGGGGCGCCGCTCGACGTACTGACCAATCCGCAGCACCAGCGCACGAAGGCTTTCCTGTCCCGGATCCTATAG
- a CDS encoding phosphotransferase family protein, with protein MLPDLSELNSDAAYAARRNDIELWAPWARHALASVGLPQPRTLTVPGPSTNPVVVGDNGMVVKFFGPYWSGPESLVSETEAYRVLGGQPLPVPRLLARGELLPGESGWHWPFLVTSAVAGRPWRQVLATAGRATALRLARSAGELLVGLRAVPLVETGVLGYDAPEFAEMLRPRRSATVADHRGWGYLSPELLAAVEGFLPDVDDLIDGAAPVFVHGDLNADNLFADPERGEITGLIDFNDVYAGDFRYSLVQLHLNAFRADRELLGVALAAAEFEVTPEFPRAMLAFTFLHDFEVLEEVPFDLTGITDIDELAETLWGVH; from the coding sequence GTGCTGCCGGACCTGAGCGAGTTGAATTCGGACGCGGCGTACGCGGCGCGCCGCAACGATATCGAGCTGTGGGCGCCTTGGGCCCGGCACGCGCTGGCCTCGGTGGGGCTACCGCAGCCGCGGACCTTGACGGTGCCGGGGCCGAGCACCAATCCGGTGGTCGTCGGCGATAACGGGATGGTGGTGAAGTTCTTCGGCCCGTATTGGTCCGGTCCGGAGAGTCTGGTGTCGGAGACCGAGGCGTATCGGGTGCTCGGCGGGCAACCGCTGCCGGTGCCTCGGCTGCTCGCCCGGGGTGAGCTGCTTCCCGGCGAAAGTGGTTGGCATTGGCCGTTTCTGGTGACATCGGCGGTGGCGGGACGGCCGTGGCGGCAGGTGCTGGCGACCGCGGGCCGGGCCACCGCGCTGCGGTTGGCCAGGAGTGCGGGCGAGCTGCTGGTGGGCCTGCGGGCGGTGCCGCTGGTGGAAACCGGCGTACTCGGTTACGACGCACCGGAATTCGCCGAGATGCTGCGGCCACGGCGCAGCGCGACGGTGGCCGACCATCGAGGGTGGGGCTACCTGTCGCCGGAGCTGCTCGCCGCCGTCGAGGGATTCCTGCCGGATGTCGACGACCTGATCGACGGCGCCGCACCGGTTTTCGTGCACGGCGACCTGAACGCGGACAATCTCTTCGCCGATCCGGAGCGCGGTGAGATCACCGGCCTGATCGACTTCAACGACGTCTACGCGGGCGACTTCCGGTACAGCCTGGTGCAGTTGCATCTCAACGCGTTCCGCGCCGACCGGGAGCTGTTGGGTGTCGCGCTGGCGGCCGCCGAATTCGAGGTGACGCCCGAGTTCCCAAGGGCGATGCTGGCTTTCACCTTCCTGCACGATTTCGAGGTGTTGGAGGAGGTCCCGTTCGACCTGACCGGAATCACCGATATCGATGAACTCGCCGAAACGCTTTGGGGCGTGCACTGA
- a CDS encoding LysR family transcriptional regulator, with the protein MELRQLRYFVTVVEEANFTRAAARLHLAQPGLSAQIRQLERELGQPLLERGPRSVVPTAVGAAVLAHARAALDAAERITQTVDEFTGLLRGHVRMGLISGAATDEFDAPGLLADFHDDHPQVGISLTEDTSDRMLAAVRSGELDLALVGLTGAALDPAIDTEIVLDTAVVAAVAAADDTHTDRIALDALREHPLICLPAGTGVRGVLERACAAAGFEPDIAFEAAAPPVLLRLAARGLGIAVVPELTPEQAAAFGVRTLQIVDPPLRGRLALVWRRDPPPAPAAKVLLGQLRIAVHHKNSRNVQP; encoded by the coding sequence ATGGAACTGCGGCAGCTGCGCTACTTCGTCACGGTGGTCGAGGAGGCCAATTTCACCAGGGCCGCGGCCCGGCTCCACCTGGCCCAGCCCGGCCTGAGCGCACAGATCCGCCAGCTGGAGCGCGAGCTCGGGCAGCCGCTGCTGGAACGCGGCCCGCGCTCGGTCGTCCCCACCGCGGTGGGCGCGGCGGTGCTCGCGCACGCCAGGGCCGCCCTGGACGCGGCCGAGCGGATCACCCAGACGGTCGACGAATTCACCGGGCTGCTGCGCGGCCACGTCCGGATGGGCCTCATCTCGGGCGCGGCCACCGACGAATTCGACGCACCGGGGCTGCTCGCCGATTTCCACGACGACCATCCGCAGGTCGGCATCAGCCTCACCGAGGACACCTCCGACCGCATGCTCGCGGCCGTGCGCTCCGGCGAACTCGATCTCGCCCTCGTCGGATTGACCGGCGCCGCACTGGATCCCGCCATCGACACCGAGATCGTCCTGGATACCGCCGTCGTCGCCGCGGTGGCCGCGGCCGACGACACGCACACCGACCGGATCGCGCTCGACGCGCTGCGCGAGCATCCGCTGATCTGTCTGCCCGCGGGCACCGGTGTCCGCGGCGTGCTCGAACGCGCCTGCGCGGCGGCCGGATTCGAGCCCGATATCGCCTTCGAGGCCGCCGCTCCGCCGGTGCTGTTGCGACTGGCCGCGCGCGGGCTAGGCATCGCGGTGGTACCGGAACTCACCCCCGAGCAGGCGGCGGCGTTCGGTGTCCGGACGCTGCAAATCGTCGATCCACCGTTGCGCGGCAGGCTCGCGCTCGTCTGGCGGCGCGACCCACCACCGGCCCCGGCCGCGAAGGTGCTCCTGGGCCAGCTCCGGATAGCCGTGCATCACAAGAACTCCCGGAACGTACAGCCGTAG
- a CDS encoding FAD-binding oxidoreductase has protein sequence MGNNATQTVDTFTGPVFRPGDEGYEAEIAGFQTAYTHRPALVVGAVHAEDVRSAVEYAARQGLPVAVQATGHGLSVAADGGVLISTRRMTAITIDPATRIARIGAGVRAGALVEAAARHGLAPLNGSSPSVGVVGYSLGGGTGILARQFGYAADHVRAIELVTADGRVRRLTPGDELFGAVLGTGGNFGVITALEVELVELTEVWGGQLVFDTPLVDAALAAWREWTATVPEELTSTVVLLTFPDIPQVPEPLRGRYVASFRIAFTGSAEEGERLVAPLRAVGPRLKDDLRTMPYTENHTIHSDPEHPHGYAATNAMLGELTPETLSALLALTGPDGPLRVVVDIRHLGGALRRPGPNGVAVDHRDAAYVVRVIAMPEPADGAAAPAALAQVREALAPWTIGHSLNFLYGAGAAADEAQTRAGYAAETYARLAALKSKYDAHNMFRFNRNIRPN, from the coding sequence ATGGGAAATAACGCAACGCAGACCGTCGACACCTTCACCGGCCCGGTCTTCCGCCCCGGCGACGAAGGGTACGAAGCGGAGATCGCCGGATTCCAGACCGCGTATACGCACCGGCCCGCGCTCGTGGTGGGTGCGGTGCACGCCGAGGATGTCCGCAGCGCGGTGGAATACGCGGCGCGGCAAGGACTTCCGGTTGCCGTTCAGGCGACCGGGCACGGGCTCTCGGTCGCGGCCGACGGCGGTGTGCTGATCAGCACCCGCCGGATGACCGCCATCACCATAGATCCGGCCACCCGGATCGCCCGGATCGGTGCGGGCGTGCGGGCGGGTGCGCTGGTCGAGGCGGCGGCACGGCACGGTCTCGCCCCGCTCAACGGGTCCTCGCCATCGGTCGGCGTCGTCGGGTACAGCCTCGGCGGTGGAACCGGCATCCTGGCAAGGCAATTCGGCTACGCGGCCGATCATGTGCGTGCGATCGAACTGGTCACCGCCGACGGCCGGGTGCGCAGGCTGACCCCGGGCGACGAACTGTTCGGCGCGGTGCTCGGCACCGGCGGCAACTTCGGCGTGATCACCGCGCTGGAGGTGGAACTGGTTGAGCTGACGGAGGTTTGGGGCGGTCAGCTGGTGTTCGATACGCCGCTGGTGGACGCCGCGCTCGCGGCGTGGCGGGAATGGACCGCGACGGTGCCCGAGGAACTCACCTCCACCGTCGTCCTGCTCACCTTCCCGGATATCCCGCAGGTGCCCGAGCCGTTGCGCGGCCGGTACGTGGCCTCGTTCCGGATCGCCTTCACCGGATCGGCCGAGGAGGGGGAGCGGCTGGTGGCACCGCTGCGGGCGGTGGGCCCGCGGCTGAAGGACGACCTGCGCACCATGCCGTACACCGAAAACCACACCATTCACAGCGATCCCGAACATCCGCACGGGTACGCCGCGACCAATGCCATGCTCGGCGAGCTGACCCCCGAGACGCTGTCCGCGCTGCTCGCGCTGACCGGTCCGGACGGCCCGCTGCGAGTGGTCGTCGATATCCGCCACCTGGGCGGCGCGCTGCGGCGGCCGGGCCCGAACGGCGTCGCGGTCGATCACCGGGACGCCGCGTATGTGGTGCGGGTGATCGCCATGCCCGAGCCGGCGGACGGCGCCGCGGCGCCGGCGGCGCTGGCACAGGTGCGAGAGGCGTTGGCGCCGTGGACGATCGGCCACAGCCTGAATTTCCTCTACGGTGCGGGCGCGGCCGCCGACGAGGCGCAGACGAGGGCGGGATACGCCGCCGAGACCTACGCCCGGCTCGCGGCCTTGAAGTCGAAGTACGACGCGCACAACATGTTCCGGTTCAACCGCAACATCCGGCCGAATTGA
- a CDS encoding SDR family oxidoreductase, with the protein MSLTGQHVVVLGGTSGIGFAVAAAAAGRAAKVTVVSSDPERVAHAVAQLPDGVAGKVADLTEPARVTALFDEIGALDHLVFTAGEALLLGPLADLDLTAARKFFELRYFGVLAAVRAAAPLIAPGGSITLTTGTASPRPIPGSTVTSSVCGALEGLTRALAVELAPTRVNAVMPGVVRSPMWDFLPEDAREQLYGSGGGAPLGRIGETTDIAEAYLFYLTQRHATGTIMPLDGGAILV; encoded by the coding sequence ATGTCCCTCACTGGACAACATGTCGTAGTCCTGGGCGGTACCTCGGGAATCGGATTCGCGGTGGCCGCCGCCGCGGCCGGGCGGGCGGCGAAAGTCACGGTGGTTTCCAGTGATCCGGAGCGGGTGGCGCATGCGGTCGCGCAGCTGCCGGACGGCGTCGCGGGCAAGGTCGCCGACCTGACCGAACCGGCCCGGGTGACCGCGCTGTTCGACGAGATCGGCGCCCTGGACCATCTGGTATTCACCGCGGGCGAGGCGCTGCTGCTCGGCCCGCTCGCCGATCTGGACCTGACCGCCGCGCGAAAGTTCTTCGAGCTCAGGTATTTCGGCGTGCTCGCCGCGGTGCGGGCGGCCGCGCCGCTGATCGCGCCCGGCGGCTCGATCACCCTCACCACCGGTACCGCGAGCCCCCGGCCGATACCCGGGTCGACGGTGACCTCCAGCGTCTGCGGCGCGCTGGAGGGTCTGACCAGGGCGCTGGCCGTGGAACTCGCCCCTACCCGGGTGAATGCGGTGATGCCGGGCGTCGTTCGTTCACCGATGTGGGATTTCCTGCCGGAGGATGCGCGCGAACAGCTCTACGGCAGCGGCGGCGGCGCACCGCTGGGCCGGATCGGCGAGACCACCGATATCGCCGAGGCGTACCTGTTCTACCTGACCCAGCGGCACGCGACCGGCACGATCATGCCGCTGGACGGCGGCGCGATCCTCGTGTGA
- a CDS encoding LysR family transcriptional regulator yields MVDVDLRKLRYFVAVAEHLHFGRAARALYIAQPVLSRQIRALEDELGAQLFVRDRRSTELTAAGAQLLADARPLLASANALRRRVIRASRDADTFTVGFMPGLIVTEPVRALRERHPGLTVELVRTTWDDQVEVIRDGRVDAGFVRMPIDRHGLRVRPLYTEPRVVVLAAEHRLAGKESVEIADLADERLSQDPDAVPEWRDIATRSRDVAPVFRSVEEKLEHVAAGYGIVVLPLSVATFYTRPDIAYVPVRGLAPNQVCLAWAVERRDPLFDEFAELAAVR; encoded by the coding sequence ATGGTGGATGTCGACCTGCGCAAGTTGCGCTATTTCGTCGCCGTGGCCGAGCATCTGCACTTCGGCCGGGCGGCTCGGGCGCTGTATATCGCGCAGCCGGTACTGTCCCGGCAGATCCGGGCGCTCGAGGACGAACTCGGCGCGCAGCTGTTCGTCCGGGACCGTCGCTCGACCGAGCTGACCGCGGCGGGGGCACAGCTGCTCGCCGACGCACGTCCGCTGCTGGCCAGCGCGAATGCCTTGCGTCGCAGGGTGATTCGGGCGTCACGCGATGCGGACACGTTCACCGTCGGCTTCATGCCCGGCCTGATCGTCACCGAGCCGGTGCGGGCGCTGCGTGAACGCCATCCCGGGCTCACCGTCGAGTTGGTGCGCACCACCTGGGACGACCAGGTCGAGGTGATCCGCGACGGCCGGGTCGACGCCGGCTTCGTGCGCATGCCGATCGACCGGCACGGCCTGCGCGTGCGCCCGCTGTACACCGAGCCGAGGGTGGTGGTGCTGGCCGCCGAGCACCGGCTCGCGGGCAAGGAGTCGGTCGAGATCGCCGATCTCGCCGACGAGCGGCTGAGTCAGGATCCGGATGCGGTGCCGGAATGGCGGGATATCGCGACGCGTTCGCGCGACGTGGCACCGGTCTTCCGCAGCGTCGAGGAAAAGCTCGAGCATGTGGCCGCCGGATACGGGATCGTCGTGCTGCCGCTCTCGGTGGCGACCTTCTACACCCGGCCGGATATCGCCTATGTGCCGGTGCGCGGGCTCGCACCCAACCAGGTATGCCTGGCCTGGGCGGTCGAGCGGCGCGATCCGCTGTTCGACGAATTCGCCGAGCTCGCGGCCGTGCGCTGA
- a CDS encoding SPFH domain-containing protein, producing MKLRAAFHVNGFPVLLGVFVLVIGFGAAAAAGYAEGAKNDNALAIAGAIVGTLVVVALLLSATGLVVVNPNEAKVIQFFGRYIGSVSEPGFYSVVPLTDRKSISLRVRNFETQKLKVNDADGNPVEIAAVVVYRVVDSFKAAFAVDDYEVYVETQSEAAVRHLATTHPYDAHDTERTSLRDGAEVAGELTTELRDRTEMAGIEIIEARITHLAYAPEIAQAMLVRQQAAQVVAARTKIVEGAVGMVGLALDRLAEQGVVELDEERKATMVSNLLVVLCGDRATQPVVNAGTLYS from the coding sequence ATGAAGCTTCGGGCTGCCTTTCACGTCAACGGGTTCCCGGTGCTACTGGGGGTGTTCGTGCTGGTCATCGGATTCGGTGCGGCCGCGGCGGCCGGCTATGCCGAGGGGGCCAAGAACGACAACGCGCTGGCAATAGCCGGGGCAATCGTCGGGACGCTCGTCGTGGTCGCGCTACTGCTCTCCGCGACTGGGCTGGTGGTCGTGAATCCCAACGAGGCCAAGGTTATTCAGTTCTTCGGCCGCTATATCGGCTCGGTGAGCGAACCCGGCTTCTACTCGGTGGTCCCGCTCACCGACCGCAAGAGCATCTCGCTGCGGGTGCGTAACTTCGAAACGCAGAAGCTGAAGGTCAACGATGCCGACGGCAATCCGGTCGAGATCGCCGCCGTGGTGGTCTATCGGGTGGTCGACAGCTTCAAGGCCGCCTTCGCCGTCGACGATTACGAGGTGTACGTGGAAACCCAGTCCGAGGCCGCGGTCCGGCATCTGGCCACCACCCACCCGTACGACGCGCACGACACGGAGCGCACCAGCCTGCGCGACGGCGCCGAGGTGGCGGGCGAGCTCACCACCGAATTGCGCGACCGCACCGAGATGGCGGGCATCGAGATCATCGAGGCCAGGATCACCCACCTCGCCTACGCGCCCGAGATCGCGCAGGCCATGTTGGTTCGTCAGCAGGCCGCCCAGGTGGTCGCGGCCCGGACCAAGATCGTCGAGGGCGCGGTCGGTATGGTCGGATTGGCCCTGGACCGGCTGGCGGAGCAGGGCGTGGTGGAACTGGATGAGGAGCGCAAGGCGACGATGGTGTCCAACCTGCTTGTCGTACTGTGTGGCGATCGCGCGACACAGCCCGTCGTCAACGCCGGAACCCTCTACAGCTGA
- a CDS encoding toxin-antitoxin system HicB family antitoxin, protein MVERKKILLRLDPSVHDAIAKWAADDLRSINAQIEYALRLALEEAGRKPKSKPVGD, encoded by the coding sequence ATGGTCGAGCGCAAAAAGATACTGCTGCGCCTGGATCCGTCGGTGCACGACGCCATCGCCAAGTGGGCCGCCGACGACCTGCGCAGTATCAACGCCCAGATCGAGTACGCACTGCGGCTGGCGCTGGAGGAGGCGGGCCGCAAACCGAAATCGAAACCTGTGGGGGACTGA
- a CDS encoding erythromycin esterase family protein: MTSPISVSGLDLSAAALADSVRTFLDALPTPPSLLALGEPTHGIEAFPELRNGLLRELVSRHGFRAIALESDCLAGILVDDYVTTGRGDLDDVLARGFSHNFGTFRANRELICWLRDYNAGVAPADRVRFHGFDGPLEIAAAPSPRVVVHSVHTFLAEHLPASRIPHTAGELDELIGDDAEWSNPDAMWEAARSIGDTDRARALRCAVDDLLGCFEAEVPILRKAVSDKDFERASMFARTAHGLLRYHAAMANPVPDRISILGGLRDVMMSENLLAIAETGRPALVFASNAHLQRNEANVRTTIGPDWRWWSAGALAAAHLGERYVFIAADGVDDVDTREDRSTLQGVLAAATAERALFPPRELATILAEYPELRPRSTDDTRYAPLDPAIGMDAVAFLRIPVSR; the protein is encoded by the coding sequence ATGACCTCTCCGATATCAGTCTCCGGCCTCGACCTCTCCGCCGCCGCGCTCGCCGATTCGGTACGCACCTTCCTGGACGCCCTCCCGACGCCGCCGTCGCTGCTCGCCCTCGGCGAGCCGACGCACGGCATCGAGGCATTCCCGGAACTGCGCAACGGCCTGCTGCGGGAACTGGTGTCGCGGCACGGTTTTCGCGCCATCGCACTCGAATCGGATTGCCTCGCGGGCATATTGGTCGACGATTACGTGACCACCGGCCGCGGCGATCTCGACGATGTGCTCGCGCGCGGGTTCAGTCACAACTTCGGTACGTTCCGGGCGAATCGTGAATTGATCTGCTGGCTGCGCGATTACAACGCCGGTGTGGCCCCGGCCGATCGCGTCCGCTTCCACGGTTTCGACGGTCCGCTCGAGATAGCGGCGGCGCCGAGCCCCCGCGTCGTCGTGCACTCGGTCCATACCTTTCTGGCCGAACATCTGCCCGCGTCGCGAATCCCGCACACCGCAGGCGAATTGGACGAGCTGATCGGTGACGACGCGGAATGGTCGAATCCGGATGCCATGTGGGAGGCGGCCCGGTCCATCGGCGACACCGACCGGGCCAGGGCATTGCGCTGTGCCGTGGACGACCTACTGGGTTGTTTCGAGGCCGAAGTGCCCATCCTGCGAAAGGCCGTTTCCGACAAGGATTTCGAGCGCGCCAGCATGTTCGCCAGAACCGCGCACGGGCTGCTGCGCTACCACGCCGCGATGGCGAATCCGGTGCCGGACCGGATCTCGATACTGGGCGGCCTGCGCGATGTCATGATGTCGGAGAATCTGCTCGCGATCGCCGAAACCGGCAGGCCTGCCTTGGTATTCGCGAGCAATGCGCATCTACAGCGCAACGAGGCCAACGTGCGGACCACCATCGGACCGGACTGGCGCTGGTGGAGTGCGGGCGCGCTCGCCGCCGCGCACCTGGGCGAGCGCTATGTCTTCATCGCCGCCGACGGCGTCGACGATGTCGACACCCGGGAGGACCGGTCCACCCTGCAAGGTGTGCTCGCGGCGGCGACCGCGGAGCGTGCGCTCTTCCCGCCGCGCGAACTCGCCACCATCCTCGCGGAATATCCCGAGCTGCGGCCCCGGTCCACCGACGACACCCGCTATGCCCCGCTCGATCCGGCGATCGGCATGGATGCCGTCGCCTTCCTCAGGATTCCGGTTTCTCGGTGA
- a CDS encoding class I SAM-dependent methyltransferase, translating into MSDERHAMANALLGTAGTARTRLGSAASQQASRRWWDADAEQYHETHADFLGVDSPEGEFIWCPEGLHEGDMHFLGELAGKRILEIGCGSAPCARWLAGQGAHPVGLDLSMGMLARGRAAMDRGGPRVPLVQAGAEALPFRDESFDLACSAFGAVPFVADSALVMREVARVLRPGGRWVFSVNHPMRWVFPDDPGPAGLTASIPYFDRTPYVELDGEGLPTYVEHHRTIGDRVREIVAAGLLLKDIVEPDWPEWLDREWGQWSPLRGELFPGTAIFITEKPES; encoded by the coding sequence GTGTCGGATGAACGCCATGCGATGGCAAACGCACTGCTCGGAACCGCGGGAACGGCGCGGACCCGGCTCGGTTCGGCCGCGAGTCAGCAGGCCAGCCGGCGCTGGTGGGACGCCGACGCCGAGCAGTACCACGAAACCCACGCCGATTTCCTCGGAGTCGACTCCCCCGAGGGCGAATTCATCTGGTGCCCAGAGGGTCTGCACGAGGGCGATATGCATTTCCTCGGCGAGCTGGCGGGCAAGCGGATCCTGGAGATCGGCTGCGGTTCGGCGCCGTGCGCGCGCTGGCTGGCCGGGCAGGGCGCGCATCCGGTCGGGCTCGACCTGTCCATGGGGATGCTGGCGCGCGGGCGCGCGGCGATGGACCGGGGCGGGCCGCGGGTACCGCTGGTGCAGGCGGGCGCGGAGGCGCTGCCGTTCCGGGACGAATCGTTCGACCTGGCCTGTTCGGCCTTCGGCGCGGTGCCGTTCGTCGCGGATTCGGCCCTGGTGATGCGCGAGGTGGCCCGGGTGCTGCGGCCGGGCGGCCGCTGGGTTTTCTCGGTGAACCATCCGATGCGCTGGGTCTTCCCCGACGATCCCGGTCCAGCCGGGTTGACCGCATCGATTCCCTATTTCGACCGAACGCCCTATGTGGAGTTGGACGGTGAAGGTCTGCCGACCTATGTGGAACACCACCGCACCATCGGCGACCGGGTGCGCGAAATCGTCGCGGCCGGTCTGCTCCTGAAGGACATCGTGGAACCGGATTGGCCGGAATGGCTGGACCGGGAATGGGGTCAGTGGAGTCCGCTGCGCGGCGAGTTATTTCCCGGCACCGCCATATTCATCACCGAGAAACCGGAATCCTGA